The following proteins are co-located in the Puniceicoccaceae bacterium genome:
- a CDS encoding AraC family transcriptional regulator, translating to MSSSVLPGQGSAMIASDVTVFSSLIWSLLQEASGAAEPEAMRAWVQLLDLHTRRMVGLNTVEDRMSRVWMQVQARLAHPWTVPELSSLACVCPEHFRRLCQLSFQHSPIEHLTHLRLQRASTLLQATDHNLETIAQSVGFASMYSFSAAFKRWSGKAPRDYRRQSQGCIPR from the coding sequence ATGTCATCTTCAGTTCTTCCGGGTCAAGGCTCTGCAATGATCGCTTCGGATGTGACCGTGTTTTCTTCGCTGATATGGTCTCTGCTGCAGGAGGCTTCGGGTGCGGCCGAACCTGAAGCGATGAGGGCATGGGTTCAGTTGCTGGACTTGCATACTCGCCGCATGGTTGGACTGAATACTGTGGAAGATCGCATGAGCAGAGTGTGGATGCAGGTGCAGGCGCGTCTGGCCCACCCGTGGACTGTTCCAGAGCTGTCAAGTCTTGCGTGTGTGTGTCCAGAGCACTTTCGAAGACTGTGTCAACTTTCCTTCCAGCACAGCCCCATTGAGCATCTTACGCATCTTCGTCTCCAGCGTGCCAGCACCTTATTGCAGGCAACGGATCACAATCTGGAAACCATTGCACAAAGCGTGGGTTTTGCTTCGATGTACAGTTTCTCAGCGGCTTTCAAACGATGGAGCGGAAAGGCTCCGCGTGACTATCGCAGGCAGTCCCAGGGTTGCATTCCCCGATGA
- a CDS encoding substrate-binding domain-containing protein: MTSSKRVALILSDINSYRLIPGIHRVASSGRDYWMVDFNRPIGEIKSLIQQWKPVGLILEWQPFITEQLLKIGLPSVVTVGEADGLAVPSVDVNDARVGELAAAHLLSLGLHQFAFLGETTDYGHQRERAFRGRVEESGFDCFTYFQRGSFVRKYIEHWHEAEPELVRWLKSLPKPIGIFAAHDPSGRLLAETCRAHSIRIPEQVAIVGANNDTHVCGMTYPPLSSIEIPWEQIGYESALLMERLLADPSSVTHEPLLIAPTRVVPRRSSDFLSVANPTLARALEYIHEHAITGLNVKELVQHLRCARRSLERTFREVLGRSIHEEIMRTRLDAAKEMLGRPDLSIDQIAEYCGFGRNERFSVNFRKWEGMTPREFRRRLRSRK, from the coding sequence ATGACGAGTTCCAAACGGGTGGCGCTGATTCTGTCGGACATCAATTCCTATCGACTGATTCCGGGCATCCACCGCGTGGCATCGTCGGGCCGAGACTACTGGATGGTGGACTTCAATCGTCCGATTGGGGAGATCAAGTCCCTGATCCAGCAGTGGAAACCCGTCGGACTGATCCTGGAGTGGCAGCCTTTCATCACCGAACAATTACTGAAGATCGGTCTTCCCAGTGTGGTAACCGTGGGTGAGGCAGACGGGTTGGCGGTGCCCAGCGTGGATGTGAACGATGCGCGGGTCGGGGAGTTGGCTGCTGCCCACCTGTTGAGCCTGGGCCTGCACCAGTTTGCGTTTCTCGGGGAAACCACAGACTACGGACACCAACGTGAACGTGCGTTTCGCGGGCGTGTAGAGGAATCGGGATTTGACTGCTTCACCTACTTCCAGCGTGGCAGCTTCGTTCGCAAGTACATTGAGCACTGGCACGAGGCCGAGCCGGAACTGGTGCGCTGGCTGAAGTCCCTTCCCAAGCCTATTGGCATTTTTGCGGCTCATGACCCCTCGGGTCGTCTGCTTGCGGAAACCTGCCGGGCACATTCGATTCGCATTCCCGAGCAAGTGGCAATCGTAGGTGCAAACAACGATACCCACGTCTGTGGCATGACGTATCCACCACTCTCCAGCATCGAAATCCCCTGGGAACAAATTGGCTACGAAAGCGCGCTGCTGATGGAGCGGCTGCTTGCCGATCCTTCGTCAGTGACGCATGAACCCCTGCTCATCGCCCCTACGCGGGTGGTTCCGCGCCGCTCGAGCGACTTTCTTTCGGTGGCAAATCCGACACTGGCCCGAGCGCTGGAGTACATTCACGAGCATGCCATTACCGGACTCAACGTGAAAGAACTCGTGCAACACTTGCGATGTGCCCGGCGTTCGCTCGAGCGCACCTTTCGCGAGGTGCTTGGACGCAGCATCCACGAAGAGATCATGCGCACTCGTCTGGATGCTGCTAAAGAGATGCTCGGTCGACCCGACTTATCGATCGATCAAATTGCCGAGTATTGCGGGTTTGGGCGCAACGAGCGGTTTTCGGTCAACTTTCGCAAGTGGGAGGGGATGACACCACGGGAGTTTCGGCGACGCTTGCGCAGCCGCAAGTGA
- a CDS encoding glycoside hydrolase family 3 N-terminal domain-containing protein — protein sequence MHTHSHSTVDSWMSALTLEEKVHLVIGMGMIFPEGVDVSAIADAGIQEILDGLPEPVEGHDANPVPGQAGTTFPVPRLGIRAMVLADGPAGLRIEPTRKGTSTTFYATAFPIATALASSWNRNLLHAVGEAIGAETHDYGVDIILMPALNLHRNPLCGRNFEYFSEDPLLSGQMAAAMVQGVQSRAVGTSVKHFAANNQETHRTTINAVVSERTLRELYLRGFEIAIQEGKPWTVMSSYNRLNGTYTSESRALLTTILREQWGYEGVVMTDWFAGSNLVAQLRAGNDLLMPGTQKQRNELKQALAEGRMQESELDTNVRRILELLLRTPSQQEHQASNRPDLKAHAQISRNAAAEGMVLLQNAETTLPLPANAQVALFGNASYALITGGTGSGDVNEAYSIALDEGLRAAGFHLDATLLHHMTEFLKQAREAQPKSSNPFFLPPAIPEHDLSEELILAAAEANDFAIVTLGRNSGEFEDRKLDDDFHLSAAERKLLNQVSAAFRKRGKRIIVVLNIGGVIETASWCDLADAILIAWQPGQEGGHAITDVLSGRVNPSGKLPMTFPLHYEDAPSAANFPGLPADNPKEVCYEEGLYLGYRYFTSFQQPVAFPFGHGLSYTTFSLTDAQLSGPDEKGTVKVQVRVQNNGSVAGKQVVQLYLSAPQTRLEKPKMELKGFAKSRLLQPGEGEMLSFILDARALASYDTDAEAWVADAGAYTVHLATSSVDPQLQLQFHLDASLHANHQPACLSPNRQLTELRRQR from the coding sequence ATGCATACCCATTCCCATTCTACCGTTGATTCCTGGATGTCTGCGCTGACGCTCGAGGAAAAAGTCCACCTCGTCATCGGCATGGGCATGATTTTCCCTGAGGGTGTGGACGTGAGTGCCATTGCCGACGCGGGCATCCAGGAAATCCTTGACGGTCTTCCTGAACCCGTCGAAGGGCACGACGCAAATCCGGTTCCCGGTCAGGCCGGAACAACCTTCCCGGTGCCGCGTCTGGGCATTCGTGCGATGGTGCTTGCCGATGGCCCGGCCGGGCTGCGCATCGAACCCACGCGTAAGGGTACATCCACAACGTTTTATGCCACTGCCTTTCCGATCGCCACTGCGCTGGCTTCGAGTTGGAACCGGAATCTCTTGCATGCAGTCGGCGAAGCCATCGGCGCCGAAACCCACGACTACGGGGTCGATATCATCCTCATGCCCGCGCTCAACCTGCACCGCAACCCGCTCTGTGGTCGCAATTTTGAATACTTCTCAGAGGATCCACTTTTGTCGGGTCAAATGGCCGCTGCAATGGTGCAGGGGGTTCAGTCGCGAGCAGTGGGAACCTCCGTCAAACACTTCGCCGCCAATAATCAGGAAACCCACCGCACCACGATCAATGCCGTGGTCAGCGAGCGCACCCTTCGCGAGCTCTACCTGCGTGGATTCGAAATTGCGATCCAGGAGGGAAAGCCGTGGACCGTCATGAGTTCCTACAACCGGCTCAATGGCACCTACACGTCAGAGAGTCGCGCCTTGCTCACCACTATTCTGCGTGAGCAGTGGGGGTATGAGGGAGTGGTGATGACCGACTGGTTTGCGGGTTCAAATCTGGTTGCGCAGCTTCGCGCGGGCAACGATCTACTCATGCCCGGCACCCAGAAACAGCGTAATGAACTCAAGCAGGCCTTAGCAGAAGGGCGGATGCAGGAATCTGAACTCGATACCAATGTGCGCCGCATCCTGGAATTGCTGCTTCGCACCCCCAGTCAGCAGGAGCATCAAGCAAGCAATCGTCCCGATCTCAAGGCGCATGCCCAGATTTCCCGCAATGCCGCAGCGGAGGGCATGGTGCTGCTTCAGAACGCAGAAACCACACTCCCACTTCCCGCAAATGCGCAGGTCGCACTTTTCGGCAACGCCTCCTATGCCCTCATCACGGGTGGAACTGGCAGCGGTGATGTCAACGAAGCCTATTCCATCGCTCTGGACGAGGGTCTGAGGGCCGCCGGATTCCACCTCGATGCGACGTTGTTGCATCACATGACTGAATTTCTCAAACAGGCACGCGAGGCTCAACCCAAGTCCAGCAATCCATTCTTCCTTCCCCCTGCGATTCCCGAGCACGATCTATCGGAAGAGCTGATCCTGGCCGCCGCTGAAGCGAACGATTTCGCAATCGTGACGCTCGGACGCAACTCAGGGGAATTCGAAGATCGCAAGCTCGATGATGACTTTCACCTGTCGGCAGCGGAGCGAAAGTTGCTCAATCAGGTCAGCGCCGCATTTCGCAAGCGGGGAAAACGCATCATCGTGGTGCTCAACATTGGCGGTGTCATTGAAACCGCAAGCTGGTGCGACCTCGCCGATGCCATCCTGATCGCCTGGCAACCGGGCCAGGAGGGCGGACATGCGATAACGGATGTGCTATCGGGGCGCGTGAATCCATCGGGAAAGTTGCCCATGACCTTTCCCCTGCACTACGAAGATGCACCATCAGCCGCAAATTTCCCTGGGTTACCTGCAGACAATCCGAAGGAAGTCTGCTACGAAGAGGGACTGTATCTGGGATACCGTTACTTCACGAGTTTTCAGCAGCCCGTTGCGTTTCCCTTTGGACACGGGCTGAGTTACACGACCTTCTCACTGACTGATGCACAACTCAGCGGTCCCGATGAAAAGGGTACGGTCAAGGTGCAGGTCCGTGTGCAAAACAATGGCAGCGTTGCGGGAAAACAGGTCGTGCAGCTCTACCTAAGCGCACCCCAAACCAGACTCGAAAAACCAAAGATGGAACTCAAGGGCTTCGCCAAATCCCGATTGCTGCAACCGGGCGAAGGCGAAATGCTCAGCTTCATTCTCGATGCGCGCGCGCTCGCGTCCTACGACACGGATGCAGAAGCATGGGTCGCTGATGCCGGTGCCTATACGGTCCACCTCGCTACCAGCTCAGTGGACCCTCAACTTCAACTGCAATTCCACCTGGATGCGTCACTGCACGCCAACCACCAACCTGCTTGCCTGTCCCCAAACCGTCAGTTGACCGAACTTCGGCGCCAAAGGTAG
- a CDS encoding iron ABC transporter permease, translated as MNLRSAASYSFLTLFLVLFGAFFFWPIFIVIRGGFATESGGFTLTYVIEVFRNPVYREGLLNALGVGLFTTLLSLLISLPLAYVADRYEFFGKKWMGNLILLPIMLPPFVGAIGIRQILGQYGILNSVLESVGILGVGETIDWLGQGRFWGIVILSALGLYPILYLNLIASFAQIDPAMEEAASNLGANRWRRFWKVTLPLVGPGMFAGCTIVFIWSFTELGVPLVFDYDRMISVQIFKGIKELGGNPFPYAMVGVMLFISAIAYLSGKLVFGGRGHAMMSKASHAGSSERLGWKGQSLCFALFGSVIFLALMPHLTLVLVSFSADWYDTMLPQHWTLQNYELALGSSLTVPSIKNSLFYSVLATILNVSLGIGVAFILVRTTVWGRSLLDTCVMLPLAVPGIVIAFGYLAMTQKGQFFEFLNPIDNPTVLLIIAYAMRKIPFVVRAAVAGLQQSSVTYEEAAQNLGCPPIKSAFNITHTLITASLIAGAMLAFSQCMLEVSDSLMLAQKQQFYPITKAIFELLGFLGDGRFIASALGVWAMVFLALTIFGANRILGKKLGSVFRL; from the coding sequence TTCTTCTTCTGGCCGATTTTTATTGTGATCCGGGGAGGGTTCGCAACCGAATCGGGTGGTTTCACGCTCACATACGTGATCGAGGTCTTTCGCAACCCGGTGTACCGGGAAGGGTTGCTCAACGCACTGGGCGTCGGACTCTTCACCACGCTGCTGTCCCTGTTGATTTCATTGCCGCTGGCATACGTCGCAGACCGATATGAGTTTTTTGGAAAAAAATGGATGGGCAACCTCATCCTGCTGCCGATCATGCTGCCTCCGTTTGTCGGAGCGATTGGTATTCGGCAGATCCTGGGACAGTATGGCATCCTGAACTCTGTGCTCGAGAGCGTTGGGATTCTGGGTGTCGGCGAAACGATCGACTGGCTGGGGCAGGGTCGGTTTTGGGGTATTGTCATCCTCTCCGCACTCGGCCTGTACCCGATCCTGTATCTCAATCTGATCGCTTCCTTCGCGCAGATTGATCCCGCGATGGAGGAGGCCGCCTCGAATCTCGGGGCCAACCGCTGGCGGCGCTTTTGGAAGGTCACGCTTCCGTTGGTGGGTCCAGGCATGTTTGCAGGTTGTACCATTGTGTTCATCTGGTCGTTCACAGAACTTGGTGTTCCGCTGGTCTTTGATTACGACCGCATGATTTCGGTTCAAATTTTCAAGGGCATCAAGGAACTGGGCGGCAATCCGTTCCCCTACGCCATGGTCGGGGTGATGCTCTTCATCTCCGCCATCGCCTACCTCTCGGGCAAGCTGGTATTTGGAGGACGCGGTCATGCCATGATGTCCAAAGCCAGCCATGCCGGTTCCAGCGAAAGGCTCGGGTGGAAGGGTCAAAGCCTCTGTTTTGCGCTCTTTGGTTCGGTCATTTTTCTGGCACTCATGCCACACCTCACCCTGGTGCTGGTTTCGTTTTCGGCCGACTGGTATGACACCATGCTCCCACAGCACTGGACACTGCAGAACTATGAACTCGCACTTGGCAGCAGTCTGACGGTGCCGTCGATCAAAAACAGTCTCTTCTATTCCGTGCTGGCCACGATCCTCAATGTCTCGCTGGGAATCGGGGTGGCCTTTATTCTGGTGCGCACCACCGTGTGGGGTCGCTCCCTGCTCGACACCTGCGTCATGTTGCCGCTGGCGGTGCCGGGAATCGTCATTGCGTTTGGGTATCTTGCCATGACGCAGAAGGGTCAGTTTTTTGAGTTCCTCAACCCCATCGACAATCCAACCGTGCTGCTGATCATCGCCTACGCGATGCGCAAAATTCCCTTTGTGGTGCGCGCGGCGGTCGCTGGCTTGCAACAGAGCAGTGTGACTTACGAAGAGGCAGCGCAGAACCTTGGATGTCCTCCCATCAAATCTGCTTTCAATATTACGCATACCCTCATCACGGCCAGTCTGATTGCGGGTGCCATGCTCGCGTTTTCACAGTGCATGCTCGAGGTTTCTGATTCGCTCATGCTTGCACAGAAACAGCAATTTTACCCGATCACCAAGGCCATTTTTGAACTCTTGGGTTTCCTGGGTGACGGCCGCTTCATCGCCAGCGCGCTCGGAGTCTGGGCCATGGTATTCCTCGCGCTTACCATCTTCGGAGCCAATCGCATCCTCGGCAAAAAACTGGGCAGCGTGTTCCGACTGTAG
- the xylB gene encoding xylulokinase, with translation MALTIGIDIGTSSTKAVVSDASGKILFAGGPTYDFETPKPLWAENDPKRWWDATLECLRLIAEKIDVSEVVGIGLTGQMHGLVLLDANGSVLRPAIQWNDQRTAAQCAELTEKVGFEQVIQITGNPILTGFTAPKILWVQQHEPEIWAKVSKILLPKDYIRFMLGGVFATDVSDASGMSLLDVGARDWSTVMLEACGVKPEMMAEVYESPEVTCTLKDELAERYGFPKGIPIVAGAGDQAAGAVGSGVVTKGAVACSLGTSGVVFAQAEAFEPEPQGRLHAFCAAVPGTWHYMGVQLSCAGSYQWFFDNLAFGATFKDLDVEAREIPAGSEGLFFLPYLTGERMPHPDPQARGAFIGLTLRHGRGHMARAVLEGVTLGLRQGLDMMKDLGIETRKVIVSGGGAKSPLWKQILADVFQSRIVTVNAAEGGAFGSAILAMVGAGVYPSVEAACSAVIEETGSLEPDHDTAAKYNATLEVYQKLYPALQPIFPTIME, from the coding sequence ATGGCACTGACGATTGGCATTGATATCGGAACATCCTCCACCAAAGCGGTGGTATCGGATGCGTCCGGCAAGATCCTCTTTGCAGGTGGCCCCACCTATGATTTCGAGACTCCGAAGCCCCTCTGGGCCGAGAATGATCCGAAGCGCTGGTGGGATGCCACGCTGGAGTGCCTGCGCCTGATCGCCGAAAAAATCGATGTTTCTGAGGTCGTCGGTATCGGTCTGACCGGACAGATGCACGGCCTGGTGTTGCTTGACGCAAACGGATCGGTGCTGCGCCCGGCGATTCAGTGGAATGACCAGCGCACCGCCGCACAATGCGCCGAGTTGACGGAGAAGGTTGGGTTTGAACAAGTGATTCAAATCACCGGTAATCCCATCCTTACGGGATTCACCGCCCCCAAGATCCTCTGGGTTCAACAACACGAACCCGAGATCTGGGCCAAGGTTTCAAAAATACTGCTTCCCAAGGACTACATCCGCTTCATGCTCGGCGGGGTGTTTGCGACCGACGTTTCCGATGCATCCGGCATGTCGCTGCTCGATGTGGGTGCCCGGGACTGGTCAACCGTGATGCTGGAAGCCTGCGGTGTAAAACCAGAGATGATGGCGGAGGTTTATGAATCGCCCGAGGTTACCTGCACCCTCAAGGACGAGCTGGCTGAACGCTACGGTTTCCCAAAGGGTATTCCCATTGTGGCGGGTGCCGGAGACCAGGCGGCGGGAGCTGTCGGTTCGGGCGTGGTCACCAAGGGTGCCGTTGCCTGCTCGCTCGGCACCAGCGGTGTCGTGTTTGCCCAGGCCGAGGCCTTTGAACCCGAACCACAGGGACGTTTGCATGCGTTTTGTGCTGCGGTACCGGGAACCTGGCACTACATGGGGGTTCAGCTCTCCTGTGCGGGTTCCTACCAATGGTTTTTTGACAACCTTGCCTTTGGAGCCACGTTCAAGGATCTTGATGTCGAAGCCAGGGAAATTCCCGCAGGTAGCGAGGGGTTGTTCTTCCTTCCCTATCTGACCGGTGAGCGCATGCCGCATCCCGATCCTCAAGCGCGTGGTGCCTTCATTGGCCTGACCCTGCGCCACGGACGCGGGCACATGGCGCGCGCGGTACTCGAGGGTGTGACGCTTGGTCTGCGCCAGGGACTCGACATGATGAAAGACTTGGGTATTGAAACGCGCAAGGTCATTGTCAGTGGAGGTGGAGCCAAATCACCGCTCTGGAAGCAGATACTCGCCGATGTGTTTCAAAGTCGCATCGTTACGGTAAATGCTGCTGAGGGGGGTGCATTCGGATCTGCCATTCTCGCGATGGTGGGTGCGGGGGTCTATCCGTCCGTCGAAGCCGCCTGTTCTGCCGTCATCGAAGAAACAGGTTCGCTCGAACCGGATCACGATACCGCAGCGAAATACAACGCAACACTCGAAGTTTACCAGAAGCTCTACCCGGCGCTTCAACCGATTTTTCCGACCATTATGGAGTAA
- the xylA gene encoding xylose isomerase, with protein sequence MADSYFPDVPKIQYEGPGSKNPFAFKHYNPDELVEGKSMKDHLRFAAPYWHVMRNVLLDPFGEGTAVMPWDDKSNSIDNALKRVDVFFEFLDKIGIDFYAFHDRDIAPDLDDLAASNAALDKVVEKLGVMQKATGKQLLWGTACLFSHRRYAQGGATTPNANVYAYAAAQVKAAMDATHKLNGLGYTFWGGREGYATLWNTDMKRELDHLAKFLHMAVEYKQKIGFKGQFYIEPKPREPSTHQYDSDAAACLNFLREYGLMDHFKLNLETNHATLAGHSMFHEMTVAANANALGSVDANRGDELIGWDTDQFPTNIYTNVEVMLVILGMGGLTTGGLNFDAKRRRESHDPVDLFHAHIGGMDAFARGLKIAAAIRKDGRIGDIVKSRYASFDSGIGATVESGEATLESLSAYALKNGEPQLASGRQELVENIINEYL encoded by the coding sequence ATGGCAGATTCCTACTTCCCAGACGTTCCCAAGATCCAGTATGAGGGTCCTGGCAGCAAAAACCCGTTTGCCTTCAAGCACTACAACCCCGACGAACTGGTCGAGGGCAAGTCCATGAAGGATCACCTGCGCTTTGCCGCGCCCTACTGGCACGTCATGCGCAATGTGCTGCTCGATCCGTTCGGTGAGGGCACAGCCGTCATGCCCTGGGATGACAAGAGCAATTCCATCGACAATGCACTCAAGCGTGTCGACGTCTTCTTTGAGTTCCTCGATAAGATTGGAATCGATTTTTACGCTTTCCACGACCGTGACATCGCTCCGGACCTCGACGACCTCGCAGCCTCGAACGCCGCGCTCGACAAGGTCGTGGAGAAGTTGGGTGTGATGCAGAAAGCAACTGGCAAGCAGTTGCTCTGGGGAACTGCCTGTCTGTTCAGCCATCGCCGCTACGCACAGGGTGGAGCCACCACTCCGAACGCCAATGTGTATGCCTATGCGGCCGCGCAGGTGAAGGCAGCCATGGATGCCACCCACAAGCTGAATGGTCTCGGCTATACCTTCTGGGGAGGTCGCGAGGGCTACGCAACGCTCTGGAACACCGACATGAAGCGCGAACTCGACCACTTGGCAAAATTCCTGCACATGGCGGTCGAATACAAGCAGAAGATTGGATTCAAGGGACAGTTCTACATCGAACCCAAGCCGCGCGAACCCAGTACGCACCAATACGACAGCGATGCAGCTGCCTGTCTCAATTTCCTTCGCGAATACGGCCTGATGGATCATTTCAAGCTGAACCTCGAGACCAACCATGCCACTCTCGCGGGTCACTCGATGTTCCATGAAATGACGGTTGCTGCCAACGCCAATGCGCTCGGCAGTGTGGACGCCAATCGCGGTGATGAGTTGATCGGTTGGGATACCGACCAGTTCCCAACCAACATCTACACCAACGTGGAAGTCATGCTCGTCATTCTCGGCATGGGGGGTCTGACCACCGGTGGTCTCAACTTCGACGCCAAGCGTCGTCGCGAGTCCCACGATCCGGTTGATCTGTTCCACGCCCACATCGGTGGTATGGATGCTTTTGCCCGCGGACTCAAAATCGCCGCTGCCATTCGCAAGGATGGTCGTATCGGCGATATCGTGAAGAGCCGCTACGCCTCGTTCGACAGTGGCATCGGTGCCACCGTCGAATCCGGTGAAGCGACACTGGAGTCCCTCTCGGCCTACGCGCTCAAGAATGGAGAACCGCAGTTGGCCAGTGGTCGCCAGGAACTCGTTGAAAACATCATCAACGAATACCTCTGA